AGATTGTTTGGCTATTTCAACTGTTAATTCATTACTTCTAGATCACTATATCAACCATTTATACATTGGTGTAAGATAAATATttcagctgtttatttattacttttaattcAATTTGTCAGTGGTTTATCAGTtaattttgtgcatgtgtattgaaaaaaacaaaatgttattagcattttattattctttctGATTGTATTCAGCTACGTCAGTGCCTGAAAATGTCAGTTAAAGTCCTTTCTACCTCACTTGTACATTTCCAGAATGAAAGAGAACAGATCATGACCACAAATGTCTGGCTCACGCAGGTAAGTTTGATGAAACTCAGTCATATACTCTGTGTAACCTCCACGTCTTCTTAAATGTCCTTTCTCCTGAACTTGAATTAAACCGTATCTATTTTTTTGCTTGTTCAATGTGGAACAAACTGCTTCTATAATTGTGTGCCAAATATATTTCATTGATAATGAAGCATGTAATGAGCTGGTCTTGAGAAAGTGTGTGAAAGTCAGACTTAATGGCCTGGTCTCTTCAGCACTGGGTGGATTACAGGTTATCATGGGACCCTGCAAAGTACGAAGGTATCGACAAGCTGCGTATTCCATCCAGACATATCTGGCTCCCAGATATTGTGCTGTACAACAAGTAAGCACCACTGGAAAGTCAGCGTTATATTTTCTATGTTtatgtaaattgtttttatgaaaaattatgaaaatattatttatgcattttttgtctctttcatttCAACCTGtattttttgacaaaaactCTCTGTTAAAGCTTAGACATCTCACACATTAAGATCTCAACTTGCCAAAGTCATGCAGGACAAAGTGACATTAGTTTGCAATCCTTCAATATTCACGCTCCTGCATTTCTCCTGTATGCTATGATCTCAGTGTTGACAGCATGTGTCTCAGACATTGATTTAAgtattctttctcttttcacagTGCTGATGGTACATATGAAGTAACAGTCTTCACAAATGCCATTGTTCTCTTCAATGGTACCATCAACTGGCTTCCTCCAGCCATCTATAAAAGCGCCTGTAAGATCGAGGTCAAGCATTTTCCCTTTGACCAGCAGAACTGCACTCTCAAATTTCGCTCTTGGACATATGATCACACAGAAATCGACCTGATCTTAAAGTCGGAGGTGGCTAGTATGGATGATTTCACTCCCAGTGGGGAATGGGATATCTTGGCTCTGCCAGGTAGACGGACTGTCAACCCTCTAGATCCCACCTATGTGGACCTCACATATGACTTTATCATCAAGAGGAAGCCCCTTTTCTACACCATCAACCTAATTATCCCCTGTGTTTTGATCACCTCTCTGGCCATCCTGGTTTTCTACTTGCCTTCAGACTGTGGTGAAAAGATGACCCTCTGTATCTCTGTCCTCTTGGCTCTCACAGTGTTCTTGCTTTTGATCTCAAAGATTGTTCCTCCAACCTCACTGGATGTGCCCCTGATTGGCAAGTACCTGATGTTCACCATGGTACTGGTGACTTTTTCCATCATCACCAGCGTGTGTGTGCTCAATGTGCACCACCGCTCTCCCAGTACTCACACCATGCCTTCCTGGGTCAAATTGATATTTCTTATCAAACTGCCTGCCTTACTCTTCATGAGACGCCCTCACAATAACTCTGCACGCCACAGACTTCGTCAACAACGGTGCCTGCGAGCAAGAAGAGCCATTTTAGGTTTGGGTTACCCTGGTGTATCCAAAACAGGTATCACCGTGTCGTCTTCTGCCTTGCTGTGTTCCGATTCTGCCTTTTCCACCCCAGGGCGCAAAAATGTAGCTCCTTCAATGGGCTATAATCACTCCAACAGAAAAGGGGACTTACGCTCCACTGATTACCTTCCCACTTCCACCCAGGACCTCCTGCAGAGAAGCAACTCAGACTGGACTGCTGACATGCAGGAGGCAGTGGATGGGGTGCGCTTTGTGGCTGAGCACATGATGGGAGATGACGATGATCAGAGTGTATGTATACACATTAATACCAAATGTTTTATGACAGCTattattacaaaaatacaaaatgcaccgtcccaccaaaaaatataacataaaattGAGCATTTTATATGCTATTCTGTTCAGATAGAAAATTGATGTGTTGGCTACAGGTAGGATTCCTTTAGGGTAGCAATTCATAGTTGATTTTTATGCTTTTAGACAATAAAAGATCTAATAATGGGCATGAAGACATGACCGCAGGCATAATTATATTCATATAAAATGCAGTCCACTCAAACTTCACAGTTACAACAAATAGCACTGCTTAGCataagtttattattattgtaaaattaattattagtGGTTTTAGAGAGCTATGTGCTTTAACCAGTCCTTGGTAAGCAATAACCAGATGCAGTCCCTCTCACAGTATTGTTAACATAGCAAGGTTCCCAGACAATCAGTCTGGGAACGCTGAACAGAAGTGGACAAAGATAAAACGTTTTTCATAAAGAAGTAGAGTATATAATAATGAGTATATAACGGTGTAAGGTGGTGTATATAATGGTTCCTCCTACTTCCAGTCTCTGTGCTAAACTAGCCTTCTGGTTCTGTCTCCATAGCAACTGCAAAGATTTAATAGTAGTATTAATATTCTCATCTAATCCTTGGATTGAAAGcaaagaaatttaaattaatgaaCTAAATATCCAAAAATTTTGAAGTAAACAGAACACAACGAAAAATGTATCAAATTGTATGACAATATCACAAATTGGACATTTCTATGTGCTCATCTCAGAGCAAGGTTATCTTAAGCAGACTGTGTATGTTCAGAGCTGATTTATGTCCCCATCATAGGTATAGGTTttcacaaaactgaaataatgagAGATGTCTGCCTCTTCGCCTCTTCGATCTATTGTAATCTCAATAAACTGGTTCAAAGGTGCTTctactgaagaaataaaatctaCTGTACAGTCTGTGACCCTTGAGGTGCAGAAAGGAATACCACTAACCTAAAGTAGCCGCTGTGACCCAGCAAACTGATGGCACATTTGGGATAACAAATCAATTTCTCTgacaaatcaataaaacaagGAGGGAACCAGAAATGAAGAATGACTCTTTTCAAAAACTACCAAGGACAGCAGAGAGAATGGGGTGAAAGGGTTAATAGCTCCAAGTATTTCAGTCTATGTCACAGCAATATTGAGCCGGTTCCTCACAGGGGTGTTTCTGTTCAAATATTACTCAGTCCATGTGTTGCACTTGAATAATCTTAAACAATGTACAATTTACATATATAGATGTAAAACACATGAATGCTATATGTTCCAGCTCAACTTGAATTCAGCCATACAAGACTACAATACAATGCATATAGTTATTACTGTATGTGGCATATGACAATTGTGTTTGAATGCAAAGATTCAACAGAAGCACTGGCACAtcatatctctctctctcacacacacatacacgcattCAGTCATCTCACTACTTTGCAAAACCGTTGgttta
The Mastacembelus armatus chromosome 3, fMasArm1.2, whole genome shotgun sequence DNA segment above includes these coding regions:
- the chrnb4 gene encoding neuronal acetylcholine receptor subunit beta-4, giving the protein MTRALAILAYFFSLVHCSSSADSEERLMNWLLGKDRYNPLIRPAVNRTERVTVKLQVSLAQLISVNEREQIMTTNVWLTQHWVDYRLSWDPAKYEGIDKLRIPSRHIWLPDIVLYNNADGTYEVTVFTNAIVLFNGTINWLPPAIYKSACKIEVKHFPFDQQNCTLKFRSWTYDHTEIDLILKSEVASMDDFTPSGEWDILALPGRRTVNPLDPTYVDLTYDFIIKRKPLFYTINLIIPCVLITSLAILVFYLPSDCGEKMTLCISVLLALTVFLLLISKIVPPTSLDVPLIGKYLMFTMVLVTFSIITSVCVLNVHHRSPSTHTMPSWVKLIFLIKLPALLFMRRPHNNSARHRLRQQRCLRARRAILGLGYPGVSKTGITVSSSALLCSDSAFSTPGRKNVAPSMGYNHSNRKGDLRSTDYLPTSTQDLLQRSNSDWTADMQEAVDGVRFVAEHMMGDDDDQSVIEDWKYVAMVVDRMFLWIFVIVCVVGTLGLFLQPLFQSQIIPNQQPTSETPHI